In Prunus dulcis chromosome 1, ALMONDv2, whole genome shotgun sequence, the following are encoded in one genomic region:
- the LOC117615862 gene encoding protein cereblon translates to MEDDRILARERQQMEEIRELDLEELQVEEVDDLHDSSGDERDLTGRGSSDEYTFNNCLASLHTYLGEVEDTHHRVAFLDGGAILNLPIFYLEGVVLFPEATLPLRVIQPNFVVAVERALTQVDAPYTIGVIRVYRDPDNGRIRFSNIGTTAEIRQYRRLEDGSLNVVTRGQQRFHLRRRWIDVEGAPCGEVQIIQEDIPLRAPRDAFGAVSPFSKPGGHHFSRILPSNNSHAKSNESMDVDNDSEANSDESFESALSLTEREIHQSVVDSYYGSDTMDESTTTTSSDDEKSQSQLQGSQSKDSESTDSLHSCPENNNVDLGSSSKSDMQSCKQKEPDRCWRNTDLKQFRRAPRAFWPHWVYRMYDSYCLAERAADMWKQIVGAPSMDSLVKKPDLLSFYIASKIPVSESTRQELLEIDGISYRLRREIELLQSVDLIQCKTCQTVIAKRSDMLVMSSEGPLGAYVNSNGFVHEIMTFYKANGLALIGLAVSEYSWFPGYAWTITNCATCETHMGWLFTATNKNLKPRLFWGVRSSQVSDGLH, encoded by the exons ATGGAAGATGATCGCATTCTAGCGAGAGAGAGGCAACAGATGGAGGAGATTCGAGAGCTCGATCTCGAGGAACTGCAGGTCGAAGAGGTCGATGACCTCCACGACTCATCTGGCGATGAACGTGACCTCAC TGGTCGTGGCTCGTCTGATGAATATACCTTCAACAACTGTTTGGCTTCATTGCATACATATCTTGGTG AGGTTGAAGACACTCATCATAGGGTGGCATTTCTTGATGGGGGGGCCATCTTGAACCTCCCTATTTTTTATCTTGAAG GAGTTGTCCTGTTCCCAGAGGCGACCCTTCCCCTAAGAGTAATTCAACCCAATTTTGTAGTTGCTGTTGAGAGAGCGCTAACCCAAGTTGATGCTCCTTATACTATTGGTGTG ATTCGGGTTTACAGAGATCCTGATAATGGAAGAATAAGGTTTTCCAATATTGGGACAACTGCAGAG aTTCGGCAATATCGACGATTAGAGGATGGCTCACTGAATGTGGTAACTCGTGGCCAACAGAGATTTCATCTAAGACGCCGTTGGATTGATGTGGAAGGAGCG CCATGTGGGGAAGTCCAAATCATCCAGGAAGATATACCATTGAGGGCACCACGGGATGCATTTGGAGCTGTCTCCCCATTTAGTAAACCTGGAGGCCATCATTTCTCGCGTATACTGCCTTCAAACAATTCTCATGCAAAGTCAAATGAATCTATGGACGTGGACAACGATTCTGAGGCAAATTCAGATGAAAGCTTTGAGAGTGCACTTTCATTGACTGAAAGGGAAATTCACCAATCTGTGGTTGATTCCTATTATGGATCTGATACAATGGATGAATCAACAACAACTACAAGCAGTGATGATGAGAAGTCACAATCCCAACTTCAAGGATCACAATCAAAAGACTCTGAATCCACGGATTCATTACATTCATGCCCTGAGAATAATAATGTTGATTTGGGGAGCAGTTCCAAGTCGGACATGCAATCCTGCAAACAGAAAGAGCCAGATAGATGTTGGAGAAATACGGACTTAAAACAGTTTCGTAGAGCTCCAAGAGCATTCTGGCCTCATTGGGTATATCGCATGTACGACTCCTATTGTCTTGCTGAAAGAGCTGCAG ATATGTGGAAACAGATAGTGGGGGCACCAAGCATGGATAGTCTTGTGAAGAAACCCGAtcttttgtcattttatattgCTAGTAAAATTCCTGTGTCTGAATCTACAAGGCAGGAGCTTTTGGAGATTGACGGCATTTCATACAGGCTGCGTCGAGAAATTGAGCTGCTTCAGAGTGTTGATCTTATCCAGTGTAAAACTTGTCAG ACTGTCATTGCAAAGCGGAGTGATATGCTGGTAATGTCAAGTGAAGGTCCTCTTGGTGCCTATGTGAACTCAAATGGTTTTGTACATGAGATAATGACTTTCtacaaagcaaatggcttggcACTTATAGGGCTAGCCGTGAGTGAATACAGCTGGTTTCCTGG GTATGCATGGACAATAACAAACTGTGCCACCTGTGAAACCCATATGGGTTGGCTCTTTACAGCCACAAACAAGAACTTGAAGCCAAGATTGTTTTGGGGGGTTCGGAGTTCCCAAGTTTCTGATGGCCTGCACTAA
- the LOC117615861 gene encoding NADP-dependent malic enzyme-like, with translation MMSLSRHNFLKRLVREQKVGALMGSLLKEIRNGGHSVADTESKAGFGGGVEDVYGEDCATEDQVLTPWTASVASGYTLLRDPHYNKGLAFTEKERDAHYLRGLLPPAILTQELQEKKLIQNLRQYEVPLHRYIAMMDLQERNEGLFYKLLIDNVEELLPVVYTPTVGEACQKYGSIFRHPQGLYISLREKGKILEVLKNWPERGIQVIVVTDGERILGLGDLGCQGMGIPVGKLSLYTALGGVPPSACLPITIDVGTNNEKLLNDEFYIGIKQKRATGQEYAELLEEFMTAVKQNYGEKVLVQFEDFANHNAFELLSKYSKTHLVFNDDIQGTASVVLAGLISSLKLLGGQLADHTFLFLGAGEAGTGIAELIALEISKKTNAPLEETRKKVWLVDSKGLIVKSRIGSLQHFKKPWAHDHEPIKELVDAVKAIKPTVLIGTSGVGKTFTREVVETMASFNEKPLILALSNPTSQSECTAEEAYAWTKGRAIFASGSPFDPVEYEKKLLVPGQANNAYIFPGFGLGLIMAGAIRVHDDMLLAASEALAAQVTQENYEKGMIYPPFTNIRKISANIAAKVAAKVYELGLASNLPRPKYLVKYAESCMYSPLYRSYR, from the exons ATGATGTCGCTGAGCAGGCACAATTTCCTG AAGAGACTAGTAAGAGAGCAGAAGGTTGGAGCTTTGATGGGGAGCTTATTGAAGGAGATAAGGAACGGTGGCCACTCAGTGGCTGATACTGAAAGCAAGGCTGGGTTTGGTGGAGGTGTTGAGGACGTGTACGGTGAGGATTGTGCCACGGAGGATCAGGTCCTCACACCATGGACTGCCTCTGTTGCAAG TGGATATACTTTGCTGCGTGATCCACACTACAACAAAGGACTTGCCTTCACTGAGAAGGAGAGAGACGCTCATTACTTGCGCGGCCTTCTGCCTCCAGCCATCCTGACTCAGGAGCTTCAG GAAAAGAAGTTGATACAGAATCTTCGCCAGTATGAAGTTCCATTGCATAGGTACATTGCCATGATGGATCTTCAG GAGAGAAATGAAGGGCTGTTTTATAAGCTTTTGATTGATAATGTTGAGGAACTGCTTCCTGTTGTGTACACCCCAACAGTTGGTGAGGCTTGCCAAAAATATGGGAGCATTTTCAGGCATCCTCAGGGTCTTTACATCAGTTTGAGAGAGAA GGGAAAGATCCTTGAAGTACTAAAGAATTGGCCGGAGAGGGGCATTCAAGTTATTGTCGTGACTGACGGTGAGCGTATTTTGGGGCTCGGGGATCTTGGCTGCCAG GGCATGGGAATTCCCGTTGGGAAGCTTTCTTTGTATACAGCACTGGGAGGAGTTCCTCCTTCAGCA TGCTTGCCTATAACCATAGATGTCGGCACAAACAACGAGAAGTTGCTGAATGATGAGTTTTACATAGGGATTAAGCAAAAGAGAGCAACTGGACAG GAATATGCAGAGCTTCTAGAGGAATTCATGACTGCAGTTAAGCAGAACTATGGGGAGAAAGTCCTAGTTCAG tttgaaGATTTTGCAAACCACAATGCATTTGAACTGCTGTCCAAGTACAGCAAAACTCACCTTGTCTTTAATGATGACATACAG GGAACAGCATCTGTGGTCTTAGCAGGGCTCATATCTTCCTTGAAATTACTTGGGGGCCAATTAGCTGATCATACTTTCTTATTTCTGGGTGCTGGGGAG GCTGGAACTGGAATAGCAGAGCTTATAGCTCTTGAGATATCAAAAAAG ACCAACGCTCCGCTGGAAGAAACCCGCAAGAAAGTTTGGCTTGTGGATTCTAAG GGACTGATTGTTAAATCTCGCATAGGATCACTTCAACATTTTAAGAAGCCTTGGGCTCATGACCATGAACCCATCAAGGAACTTGTAGACGCCGTGAAG GCAATCAAGCCGACGGTGTTAATAGGAACATCTGGTGTAGGAAAGACATTCACAAGGGAGGTTGTTGAGACCATGGCATCCTTCAATGAG AAACCTCTCATTCTTGCTCTTTCCAACCCAACATCACAATCTGAGTGTACAGCTGAGGAAGCTTACGCATGGACCAAG GGTCGAGCAATCTTTGCTAGTGGAAGCCCATTTGACCCTGTTGAATATGAGAAGAAACTCTTAGTGCCTGGCCAG GCCAACAATGCCTACATATTTCCTGGTTTCGGTTTGGGATTGATCATGGCGGGTGCCATTCGTGTACACGACGACATGCTTTTGGCAGCCT CTGAAGCTTTGGCTGCCCAAGTTACCCAGGAAAACTATGAAAAAGGAATGATTTACCCACCATTTACCAACATCAGAAAGATATCAGCCAACATTGCTGCCAAAGTCGCTGCCAAGGTTTATGAACTTG GTCTGGCTTCTAATCTGCCTCGGCCGAAATATCTGGTTAAGTATGCAGAGAGCTGCATGTACAGCCCACTCTACAGAAGCTACCGTTGA